Proteins from one Streptococcus mitis B6 genomic window:
- a CDS encoding N-acetylmuramoyl-L-alanine amidase family protein translates to MKKSKLLTLGLLAGAGLLLSINQAQAADTWVKNGADWNLSQDGSLAKDKWVQNAGSWYHFDGSGKMQTGWLKDGDTWYSLADSGAMRTGWYKEGNTWYSLANSGAMRTGWYKEGSTWYYLHFSGSMMTGWEFIDGKWSYFEKSGAMVADRAVPASDGESYVIGKDGYLANRKDAGYNIHDIVKLGDGQEYLLNAKGDDVIIEKNTWYIRPEFQKFSNKYGDEVANTTLALVDNKEEGQEINPKAVVQNFQNLPNRYYFDENGHRVVNIPAMTTYSEVKKVGNDVYLENPGARLRLGATSFTINNNKLYYLENEQGKLKTGYFVLIDDGMATTHYHILAYAGQSGEILKMKRLPSGVSDYLDKEIDGLYGEKIKIESPHSNEYYKVVVVK, encoded by the coding sequence TAAACTACTCACACTTGGTCTGCTTGCAGGTGCTGGTCTACTTTTGTCTATCAACCAAGCACAGGCTGCAGATACTTGGGTTAAAAATGGTGCTGACTGGAATCTTTCACAAGATGGCAGTCTAGCTAAGGATAAATGGGTACAAAATGCTGGTTCTTGGTACCATTTTGACGGTTCTGGAAAAATGCAGACAGGATGGCTCAAAGACGGTGATACATGGTATTCACTAGCAGATAGTGGAGCTATGCGTACTGGCTGGTACAAGGAAGGCAACACATGGTACTCACTAGCTAATAGTGGTGCCATGCGTACAGGTTGGTACAAAGAAGGGTCTACATGGTACTATCTTCATTTTAGTGGTTCTATGATGACAGGTTGGGAGTTTATAGATGGTAAATGGTCTTACTTTGAAAAATCAGGTGCTATGGTCGCAGATAGAGCTGTTCCAGCCAGTGATGGGGAAAGTTATGTCATTGGTAAGGATGGCTATCTAGCAAATAGAAAAGATGCTGGATACAATATTCATGATATTGTCAAACTTGGAGATGGGCAAGAATATTTGCTAAATGCTAAAGGTGACGATGTTATTATTGAAAAAAACACTTGGTATATCAGACCAGAGTTCCAGAAGTTTTCTAACAAATATGGGGATGAGGTTGCAAATACTACCTTAGCTTTAGTGGATAATAAAGAAGAAGGACAAGAAATTAATCCTAAGGCAGTTGTACAGAACTTCCAAAACTTACCAAATCGCTACTACTTTGATGAAAATGGACATCGTGTGGTTAATATCCCAGCAATGACAACCTATTCAGAGGTTAAAAAAGTTGGCAATGATGTCTATTTAGAAAATCCAGGTGCACGACTTCGTCTTGGAGCTACCAGCTTTACAATCAATAACAATAAACTATACTATTTAGAAAATGAGCAAGGTAAGCTCAAAACAGGTTACTTTGTATTAATTGATGATGGTATGGCTACAACCCACTATCACATCCTAGCCTATGCGGGTCAATCTGGTGAGATTCTTAAGATGAAACGTTTGCCATCGGGAGTTTCAGATTATCTGGATAAAGAAATCGATGGTTTATACGGTGAAAAAATTAAGATTGAATCTCCACACTCAAACGAATATTATAAAGTGGTTGTGGTTAAATAA
- a CDS encoding smi_0057.1 family bacteriocin-like peptide, translating to MEMKNTFVELEQFEELTPEVLEEVNGGGIFEDTVKWCNKLFGTGRHVA from the coding sequence ATGGAAATGAAAAATACATTTGTAGAATTAGAACAATTTGAAGAGTTAACCCCAGAGGTATTGGAGGAAGTGAATGGTGGAGGGATTTTTGAAGATACTGTAAAATGGTGCAATAAATTATTTGGTACGGGTAGACACGTTGCTTAA